One Amycolatopsis thermophila DNA segment encodes these proteins:
- a CDS encoding LysR family transcriptional regulator yields MELSQLRAFVTVSRTGTIAAAAECLNVTSSPLSRTIRELERHLGRELFLRRYHRFERTPFAEEFLPLAVEILAQADEAERFAAGEEAPLRIGATPWTSKRLTRQLMESAAERSAGTPEFSSDVSSVLIESLRHGELDLALVHLPVTARGVATAGLARYRYSVAAAGDPDLPTGRPLRLSDLRGRKLLSFPLAMQPAPMKAMLDALTRAGVESIAEIDLRDVIGLEGRMARTGELMLAMLSDDLPTARFLDLDRLRTYPVADGEIRFEIGLAWRGRDCVHRAAIDAVVAALSPDGDDLPLLG; encoded by the coding sequence GTGGAGCTGTCACAGCTGAGAGCTTTCGTCACGGTTTCGCGCACCGGCACCATCGCCGCGGCGGCCGAGTGCCTGAACGTCACCTCCTCACCGCTGAGCCGCACCATCCGCGAGCTGGAACGCCACCTCGGCCGGGAGCTGTTCCTCCGCAGGTACCACCGGTTCGAGCGCACCCCGTTCGCCGAGGAGTTCCTGCCGCTGGCGGTGGAGATCCTCGCCCAGGCGGACGAAGCCGAACGTTTCGCGGCGGGCGAGGAGGCACCACTGCGCATCGGCGCGACGCCGTGGACGTCGAAACGGCTGACCCGGCAGCTCATGGAGTCCGCGGCGGAGCGGTCGGCGGGCACCCCCGAGTTCAGCTCCGACGTCTCATCGGTGCTCATCGAGTCACTGCGCCACGGCGAGCTGGACCTGGCACTCGTGCACCTCCCGGTCACGGCCCGCGGCGTTGCCACGGCGGGCCTGGCCCGCTACCGCTACTCGGTCGCCGCCGCGGGCGACCCCGATCTGCCCACGGGCCGTCCCCTCCGGCTGTCGGACCTGCGCGGCCGGAAGCTGCTGTCGTTCCCGCTGGCGATGCAGCCCGCGCCGATGAAGGCCATGCTCGACGCCCTCACCCGTGCCGGCGTGGAGTCCATCGCCGAGATCGACCTGCGCGACGTCATCGGCCTCGAAGGACGGATGGCGCGCACGGGTGAACTGATGCTCGCCATGCTCAGCGACGACCTGCCGACGGCCCGGTTCCTCGACCTGGACCGGCTGCGCACCTATCCGGTCGCGGACGGCGAGATCCGGTTCGAGATCGGACTCGCCTGGCGCGGGCGCGACTGCGTCCATCGCGCGGCCATCGACGCGGTCGTCGCCGCACTGAGCCCGGACGGCGACGACCTGCCGTTGCTCGGCTGA
- a CDS encoding TetR/AcrR family transcriptional regulator, with product MTEIETSAAGRPRDPEVDRKIADAAIALFGEQGWAGFSVEAVAKRAGVGKASIYLRWQTKQELLLEALRRHVSAVTEVRASTVRDELIQLASQLMRNYLGDSRRAALRISLEADSIPGVAGHWAGIRESQILAARAIVRRAIERGELPEDTSVTLLLDTLSGAVVNHVQTTPAAARAQLRENADDYVRALVDFLLVRIPAPER from the coding sequence ATGACCGAGATCGAGACTTCAGCCGCGGGCCGCCCCCGCGACCCCGAAGTCGACCGGAAGATCGCCGATGCCGCGATCGCGCTCTTCGGGGAGCAGGGGTGGGCCGGGTTCAGCGTGGAGGCGGTGGCCAAGCGCGCGGGCGTCGGCAAGGCGTCGATCTACCTGCGGTGGCAGACCAAACAGGAGCTGTTGCTGGAAGCGCTCCGGCGGCACGTCAGCGCGGTCACCGAGGTGCGGGCCAGCACGGTGCGCGACGAGCTGATCCAGCTCGCCTCGCAGCTCATGCGGAACTACTTGGGCGACTCGCGGCGGGCCGCGCTGCGGATCTCCCTGGAGGCGGACAGCATTCCCGGTGTGGCCGGGCACTGGGCGGGGATCCGGGAGTCGCAGATCCTCGCCGCCCGTGCCATCGTCCGGCGTGCCATCGAGCGGGGCGAGCTGCCCGAGGACACGTCGGTCACGCTGTTGCTGGACACGCTGTCCGGCGCTGTCGTGAACCACGTCCAGACCACGCCCGCCGCTGCCCGCGCACAGCTGCGGGAGAACGCCGACGACTACGTGCGCGCTCTGGTCGACTTCCTGCTTGTCCGCATCCCCGCCCCGGAACGCTGA
- a CDS encoding TetR/AcrR family transcriptional regulator — MTGNALDAAPAAGRPRDPEVDRRVLRAAAEVFGEDGWGRFTVDAVARRAGVGKASIYLRWPNKKELLASCLEARVTPVADIDTGSVREDLVRLAGQMLTSFFGDSGRVTTRLLMDADRIPGVAERVKELRQSQVLAARAIVRRGIARGELKSGTSVTLLLDAIVGGCLNHALSTPDELRGRVGEGLTDYAEQLVDFVLGAVTAG, encoded by the coding sequence ATGACCGGCAACGCTCTTGACGCGGCCCCGGCGGCCGGACGGCCGCGGGACCCCGAGGTCGACCGCCGTGTCCTGCGCGCGGCGGCGGAGGTGTTCGGCGAGGACGGCTGGGGCAGGTTCACCGTCGACGCCGTGGCCCGGCGTGCGGGGGTCGGCAAGGCGTCGATCTACCTGCGGTGGCCGAACAAGAAGGAGCTGCTGGCCAGCTGCCTGGAGGCGCGCGTCACCCCGGTCGCCGACATCGACACCGGCTCCGTGCGCGAGGACCTCGTCCGGCTCGCCGGGCAGATGCTGACCTCGTTCTTCGGGGACTCGGGCCGGGTCACCACCAGGCTCCTGATGGACGCCGACCGCATACCCGGAGTCGCCGAACGGGTGAAGGAGCTCCGGCAGTCGCAGGTCCTCGCCGCCCGCGCGATCGTCCGCCGCGGGATCGCCCGCGGCGAGCTGAAGTCCGGCACAAGCGTCACCCTGCTGCTCGACGCCATCGTGGGCGGCTGTCTCAACCACGCACTGTCGACCCCGGACGAACTGCGCGGGCGGGTCGGGGAGGGGTTGACCGACTACGCGGAACAGCTGGTCGACTTCGTCCTCGGCGCCGTGACCGCGGGCTGA
- a CDS encoding acetyl-CoA acetyltransferase, giving the protein MSDNDIDPRTPVVVGVGQFAERLEDPGYQRLSAVDLAAAAVRAALEDTGADPAAVAAAIDTVGGIRQFETSTPGAPAPLGKSDNYPRSVANRVGAAPARAILDVAGGQGPQHLVTEFAATIAAGDSQVALAFGSEAISTVQHLAKAEDKPDFTEHAEGSLEDRGFGLKGLMSRHQAMHGLTDAPSQYALFDNARRARLKLSREDYAAAMGELFAPFTKVAAANPYAAAPVERSAEELVTPTEANRMIADPYPRYIVARDKVNQGAAVLVMSVAAAERLGVPREKWVFLHGHADLRERTLMERTDLSASPASVMASRHALELAGVDVAELSTLDLYSCFPAPVFNICDGLGLKADDPRGLTLTGGLPFFGGAGNNYSMHAIAETVQRMRAEPGTFGFVGANGGLMSKYSVGVYSTTPVEWRADDSAALQREIDSWPAPEEALQADGWATIETYTVKHSRGGKRTGVVIGRLEADDRRFVAMTQDGDEEILAHLSAGEPIGTRVFVRSFGFGNRVTTSEARMNELFPPRAPGFREDYEHVLVRRDGHLLEITINRPDVRNSLHPQANDELDEIFDAYFADPDLWVAILTGAGDKAFSAGNDLGYSASGKPVWVPKNGFAGLTSRRDLPKPVIAAVNGFAMGGGCEIALACHLVVADATAKFALSEVKVGLVAGAGGLVRLPRTVPAKVATEMILTGRRLSAEEAQSYGLVNRVTEAGKALEGARALAAEIIDGSPTSVRVSLQIMAETSGIADTVDAVTHPSSAFEDLMLSEDMVEGITAFAQKRRPVWHNR; this is encoded by the coding sequence TTGAGCGACAACGACATCGACCCGCGTACCCCGGTCGTGGTGGGCGTCGGGCAGTTCGCCGAACGCCTGGAAGACCCCGGGTACCAGCGCCTGTCCGCCGTGGACCTCGCCGCCGCCGCCGTCCGCGCGGCGCTGGAAGACACCGGCGCCGACCCCGCGGCCGTCGCGGCCGCCATCGACACCGTCGGGGGCATCCGCCAGTTCGAGACCTCCACCCCCGGGGCGCCCGCACCCCTGGGCAAGTCGGACAACTACCCCCGATCGGTGGCCAACCGGGTCGGCGCGGCGCCGGCCCGCGCGATCCTGGACGTCGCGGGCGGACAAGGCCCGCAGCACCTCGTCACCGAGTTCGCGGCGACCATCGCCGCCGGCGACTCGCAGGTCGCGCTCGCCTTCGGGTCCGAAGCGATCTCCACCGTGCAGCACCTGGCCAAGGCCGAGGACAAACCCGACTTCACCGAGCACGCCGAAGGCAGCCTCGAAGACCGCGGCTTCGGCCTGAAGGGCCTGATGTCCCGGCACCAGGCGATGCACGGGCTCACCGACGCGCCGAGCCAGTACGCCCTGTTCGACAACGCGCGGCGCGCCCGCCTCAAGCTGTCGCGCGAGGACTACGCCGCGGCGATGGGCGAGCTGTTCGCGCCGTTCACCAAGGTCGCCGCCGCCAACCCCTACGCCGCCGCTCCGGTGGAACGCAGCGCCGAGGAGCTCGTCACGCCCACTGAGGCGAACCGGATGATCGCCGATCCCTACCCGCGCTACATCGTGGCCCGGGACAAGGTCAACCAGGGCGCGGCGGTGCTCGTCATGTCCGTCGCGGCCGCCGAACGGCTCGGCGTGCCCCGTGAGAAGTGGGTCTTCCTGCACGGGCACGCCGACCTGCGTGAGCGCACCCTGATGGAGCGCACCGACCTGAGCGCGAGCCCGGCGTCCGTCATGGCGTCCCGGCACGCCCTGGAGCTGGCCGGCGTCGACGTGGCCGAACTGTCCACACTGGACCTCTACAGTTGCTTTCCCGCCCCGGTCTTCAACATCTGTGACGGGCTCGGCCTGAAGGCCGACGACCCACGCGGACTGACCCTCACCGGAGGGCTGCCCTTCTTCGGTGGTGCGGGGAACAACTACTCCATGCACGCCATCGCCGAGACGGTCCAGCGGATGCGGGCCGAGCCGGGCACCTTCGGGTTCGTCGGCGCCAACGGCGGGCTGATGAGCAAGTACTCCGTCGGCGTCTACTCGACCACCCCGGTCGAATGGCGCGCGGACGACAGTGCCGCGCTGCAGCGGGAGATCGACTCCTGGCCGGCGCCGGAAGAAGCACTGCAGGCCGACGGGTGGGCCACCATCGAGACCTACACCGTCAAACACAGCCGCGGCGGCAAGCGCACCGGCGTCGTCATCGGCAGGCTCGAAGCCGACGACCGCCGCTTCGTCGCCATGACCCAGGACGGCGACGAGGAGATCCTCGCGCACCTGTCCGCCGGCGAACCGATCGGCACCCGCGTGTTCGTGCGTTCCTTCGGGTTCGGCAACCGGGTCACCACCAGCGAAGCCCGGATGAACGAACTGTTCCCGCCCCGCGCCCCCGGGTTCCGCGAGGACTACGAGCACGTCCTGGTGCGCCGCGACGGGCACCTGCTGGAGATCACGATCAACCGCCCCGACGTCCGCAACAGCCTGCACCCGCAAGCCAACGACGAACTCGACGAGATCTTCGACGCCTACTTCGCCGACCCCGACCTGTGGGTCGCGATCCTCACCGGCGCCGGGGACAAAGCCTTCTCCGCGGGCAACGACCTCGGCTACTCCGCCTCGGGCAAACCCGTGTGGGTGCCCAAGAACGGGTTCGCGGGCCTGACCAGCCGCCGGGACCTGCCCAAGCCGGTCATCGCCGCGGTCAACGGGTTCGCCATGGGCGGCGGGTGCGAGATCGCCCTGGCCTGTCACCTCGTGGTCGCAGACGCCACGGCGAAGTTCGCCCTGTCCGAAGTCAAGGTCGGACTCGTCGCGGGGGCAGGCGGGCTGGTCCGGCTGCCGCGCACGGTCCCGGCCAAGGTGGCCACCGAGATGATCCTCACCGGACGGCGTCTCAGCGCCGAAGAGGCCCAGTCCTACGGTCTGGTCAACCGGGTGACCGAGGCGGGCAAGGCACTCGAGGGTGCCCGGGCATTGGCGGCCGAGATCATCGACGGGTCCCCCACGTCGGTCCGCGTGTCACTGCAGATCATGGCGGAGACCTCCGGAATCGCCGACACCGTCGACGCGGTCACCCATCCCTCCTCCGCCTTCGAGGACCTCATGCTCAGCGAGGACATGGTGGAAGGCATCACCGCCTTCGCCCAGAAGCGGCGCCCGGTGTGGCACAACCGCTGA
- a CDS encoding acyl-CoA dehydrogenase family protein: MASNEEVTAFAASVAGVAGEQWGNATAAPSGDLEKLWRTAAAQGWFDLAAADALDAALAAVRQLGRVACPLPVIDGFAAARLLPSLDFGDVRVLVSIGTEGDLVEHAEAATAATHVLLVPAEGGTAYLREIAGVEPRPGLAVPAWCQVRLGATTTSVDIDSARADEAVVLMRLGLAARAIGAAERAHEMAVEHAKTRHQFGRPIGSFGAVQQRTASCQIDVSAGNLLIEQAQEQWAARTADWTSWAEIAVEHVREAAPRVQLGAQHTLAAIGYFEEHEAPWLFRRVHADVTRLRSFPRAAGEFADVLVETDTSLPPFRAGDVGEAFRTEVRALFAEHAEKSSRSNMDVDHELVRAVADRGWFGFAWPAEYGGRDATLAEQVVLNEEAAYSGAPVTRALSAVMLLGNSILKHGSPEQKDRFLPLIRRGELAFCLGYSEPEAGSDLASLKTRAVRDGDGWVINGQKLWTTGGHTADWVWLAVRTDPDAKPRHAGITVFLVPMDTPGITVQQHRALSGEISCTVFYDDVRVPDSARVGEVNGGWKVITDALAGERITMGNIAAALHRQLDDLLAEIRADVDGTVGPRGSGRRALLGRVAVAIQATRALVSAAIDATGQGRGARLEAPMAGVLGGETAEAFGEAALEILGPDAALASAPFEYGLRLSVMYVVGGGTNDIQRGLIARGLGLPR; encoded by the coding sequence ATGGCGTCGAACGAGGAAGTGACCGCCTTCGCCGCATCAGTGGCGGGCGTGGCCGGCGAACAGTGGGGGAACGCGACCGCGGCCCCTTCGGGTGATCTGGAGAAGTTGTGGCGGACAGCGGCCGCGCAGGGGTGGTTCGACCTTGCTGCGGCCGACGCGTTGGACGCCGCTCTCGCCGCCGTCCGTCAACTGGGCCGGGTGGCGTGTCCCCTGCCCGTCATCGACGGCTTCGCCGCCGCCCGGCTCCTGCCCAGTCTCGACTTCGGTGACGTGCGGGTCCTGGTCTCGATCGGCACCGAGGGAGATCTCGTCGAGCACGCGGAGGCCGCCACCGCCGCCACGCACGTGCTGCTCGTGCCCGCCGAGGGTGGCACCGCGTACCTGCGGGAGATCGCCGGAGTGGAACCGCGTCCCGGGCTCGCTGTGCCGGCGTGGTGCCAGGTCCGGCTCGGTGCCACCACGACGAGCGTGGACATCGATTCCGCTCGTGCGGATGAAGCGGTGGTGCTGATGCGGCTCGGGCTCGCCGCGCGGGCGATCGGCGCCGCGGAGCGGGCGCACGAGATGGCGGTCGAGCACGCCAAGACCCGGCACCAGTTCGGCCGTCCGATCGGCTCGTTCGGCGCGGTCCAGCAGCGTACGGCGTCCTGCCAGATCGACGTCAGCGCCGGGAACCTGTTGATCGAGCAGGCCCAGGAGCAGTGGGCAGCGCGGACCGCGGACTGGACCTCGTGGGCCGAGATCGCGGTCGAGCACGTCCGCGAAGCCGCGCCCCGCGTGCAACTCGGTGCGCAGCACACCCTCGCCGCCATCGGGTACTTCGAGGAACACGAAGCGCCGTGGTTGTTCCGGCGCGTGCACGCCGACGTCACGCGGCTGCGGTCCTTCCCGCGCGCGGCGGGCGAGTTCGCCGACGTGCTGGTCGAGACGGACACGTCACTGCCGCCGTTCCGCGCGGGTGACGTCGGCGAAGCCTTCCGCACCGAGGTGCGGGCACTGTTCGCCGAACACGCCGAAAAGTCCTCCCGCAGCAACATGGACGTCGACCACGAACTGGTGCGCGCGGTGGCGGACCGCGGCTGGTTCGGGTTCGCCTGGCCGGCGGAATACGGCGGCCGCGACGCGACACTGGCCGAGCAGGTCGTGCTCAACGAGGAAGCCGCCTACTCCGGCGCACCCGTCACCAGGGCCCTGAGCGCGGTGATGCTACTCGGCAACTCGATCCTCAAACACGGCAGCCCCGAGCAGAAGGACCGTTTCCTGCCGCTGATCCGTCGCGGTGAACTCGCGTTCTGCCTCGGCTACAGCGAACCCGAAGCCGGGTCGGACCTCGCGTCGCTCAAGACCCGCGCCGTGCGTGACGGCGACGGCTGGGTCATCAACGGGCAGAAGCTGTGGACCACCGGCGGCCACACGGCCGACTGGGTGTGGCTGGCGGTCCGGACCGACCCGGACGCGAAGCCCCGGCACGCCGGTATCACCGTGTTCCTGGTTCCCATGGACACCCCCGGTATCACCGTGCAGCAGCACCGCGCGCTGTCCGGCGAGATCTCCTGCACCGTCTTCTACGACGACGTCCGGGTGCCCGACTCGGCACGAGTCGGCGAGGTCAACGGCGGCTGGAAGGTCATCACCGACGCACTGGCGGGCGAACGCATCACGATGGGCAACATCGCCGCAGCACTGCACCGCCAACTCGACGACCTCCTCGCGGAAATCCGCGCCGACGTGGACGGCACGGTCGGTCCGCGCGGCTCCGGCCGCCGCGCCCTGCTGGGGCGGGTCGCGGTCGCGATCCAGGCCACCCGCGCCCTCGTCTCGGCCGCGATCGACGCGACCGGCCAGGGCCGGGGCGCCCGGCTGGAAGCACCGATGGCCGGGGTGCTCGGCGGCGAGACCGCGGAGGCGTTCGGCGAAGCCGCGCTGGAAATCCTCGGCCCGGACGCCGCACTGGCTTCCGCCCCGTTCGAATACGGCCTGCGGCTGTCGGTCATGTACGTCGTCGGCGGCGGAACCAACGACATCCAGCGCGGCCTGATCGCCCGCGGCCTCGGCCTGCCCCGCTGA
- a CDS encoding MBL fold metallo-hydrolase: MPADQGIEVLGLEQQAAWRAKQLPPAEKLPGGLWSVPVPIPDNPLRYTLSYLVPADDGLVVVDPGWDTDEGWRALLDGLAAAGACTADVTGIVATHVHPDHHGLSGRLRAESGAWIGMHPAERDTLPHRHRGEHGDLRAEFTAWLRTCGASEADATDLLGTLAAAPRPADEMAEPDVLLHDGDLVPMRGRRLRAVWTPGHTPGHLCLQEPDARLLLTGDHVLPRITPAIGTRLDTAEPPLGRFLGSLARTATFDDHDALPAHEYRFRGLARRSEQLRAHHEQRCQEILAVTAELGRPTVWEVATHLTWSRPWPEIGFMKVSAVAETAAHLEHLADQDRIHWNKPESGTAGALRVSTNRSIL; encoded by the coding sequence ATGCCGGCCGACCAGGGCATCGAAGTCCTCGGGCTCGAGCAGCAGGCAGCCTGGCGGGCCAAGCAGCTGCCCCCGGCCGAGAAGCTGCCGGGCGGGCTGTGGTCGGTTCCGGTGCCCATCCCGGACAACCCGCTGCGCTACACGTTGTCCTACCTCGTGCCCGCCGACGACGGTCTGGTGGTCGTCGACCCGGGCTGGGACACCGACGAGGGCTGGCGCGCGCTGCTCGACGGTCTCGCCGCGGCCGGTGCCTGCACCGCCGACGTGACCGGGATCGTGGCCACCCACGTGCACCCCGACCACCACGGACTGTCCGGCCGCCTGCGCGCCGAATCCGGCGCGTGGATCGGCATGCACCCGGCCGAACGGGACACCCTGCCCCACCGGCACCGCGGCGAGCACGGCGACCTGCGGGCCGAGTTCACGGCGTGGCTGCGCACCTGCGGTGCATCAGAGGCGGACGCCACGGACCTGCTCGGTACCCTCGCGGCCGCCCCTCGTCCGGCCGACGAGATGGCCGAACCCGACGTGCTGCTGCACGACGGCGACCTCGTTCCGATGCGCGGGAGGCGGTTGCGCGCGGTCTGGACCCCCGGGCACACCCCCGGTCACCTGTGCCTGCAGGAGCCCGACGCCCGGTTGCTGCTCACCGGTGACCACGTCCTACCCCGGATCACCCCGGCCATCGGCACCCGGCTCGACACCGCCGAACCACCGCTCGGACGGTTCCTCGGCTCCCTGGCACGGACCGCGACGTTCGACGACCACGACGCGCTTCCCGCGCACGAGTACCGGTTCCGCGGCCTCGCGCGGCGCAGCGAGCAGCTGCGTGCGCACCACGAGCAACGGTGCCAGGAGATCCTCGCCGTCACCGCAGAACTCGGGCGGCCCACCGTCTGGGAGGTAGCCACCCACCTGACCTGGTCGCGGCCGTGGCCGGAGATCGGCTTCATGAAGGTGAGCGCCGTCGCCGAGACCGCCGCGCACCTCGAACACCTCGCCGATCAGGACCGCATCCACTGGAACAAACCCGAATCCGGCACGGCCGGCGCACTACGGGTCAGCACGAACAGGAGCATCCTTTGA
- a CDS encoding FAS1-like dehydratase domain-containing protein: MSADDERPGWVSAWDTMVALVGTDLSDGSITWGADAVEPGTIRRYCEPLELGSPVHYDEEAARAAGYDGVVAPSSAVLMYTIPAMWAPGEATLFDSADPDAQPARSPINNDDPGPAPRTTGFFATDIEIDFLRPVVVGERLGTRGRRLLSCVPKETRVGRGAFSTFESEIVSDAGDVVARMRTGTYAYDPHPAGKEQS; this comes from the coding sequence ATGAGCGCCGACGACGAGCGGCCCGGCTGGGTCAGCGCCTGGGACACCATGGTCGCCCTGGTCGGTACCGACCTGTCCGACGGCAGCATCACCTGGGGAGCCGACGCCGTCGAGCCCGGGACGATCCGCCGCTACTGCGAACCCCTCGAGCTGGGCAGTCCGGTCCACTACGACGAGGAGGCGGCGCGCGCCGCCGGGTACGACGGGGTGGTCGCGCCGAGCAGCGCCGTCCTGATGTACACGATCCCGGCGATGTGGGCGCCGGGCGAGGCGACGCTGTTCGACTCGGCGGACCCGGACGCGCAGCCCGCCCGCTCGCCCATCAACAACGACGACCCGGGACCTGCGCCGCGCACCACGGGGTTCTTCGCCACGGACATCGAAATCGACTTCCTCCGGCCGGTGGTGGTGGGTGAGCGCCTCGGCACCCGGGGCCGGCGGTTGCTGTCGTGCGTGCCCAAGGAGACCCGGGTCGGGCGGGGCGCGTTCAGCACGTTCGAGTCGGAGATCGTGTCCGACGCCGGTGACGTGGTGGCGCGGATGCGCACCGGCACCTACGCCTACGACCCGCACCCGGCGGGGAAGGAGCAGTCGTGA
- a CDS encoding CaiB/BaiF CoA-transferase family protein, with the protein MAFVDGLRVLDLSDERGLLAGRILADLGADVVQVEPPSGSSARRRAPHLRAPGGSPRPDASYVWEAYAANKRGIVADPGTPEGRDLVRRLAAVADVVIETDGPAVQGPRGLDAGDLRALNPGLVYASVTAFGRTGPKAGYHAADLVLWAAGGPLDEHRDGDRPPVRISLPQAFLHAAADAAAGILLALRERDTSGAGQLVDVSAQASLGAATLGRVLADAVGDVNQDMAAGQTLGAARVDQSGSGSGTEAALKKWECRDGLVEFHIGVGPASGGFTNNFLRWMAAEGAPVERFAELDFRTVPGLIESGEFTDADTAELRSAVAKHLATKTKAEIIEAAMAYKLLCVPIFDTTDVLTSPQLAARGFFRTVGEGERARTLPGPFARTDADGCTLTRPAPALGEHTREVLDEWLSAPQRPAPRAVAGTRRLPLEGLKVLDFSWVVAGPVVGRALADFGATVVRVESSTRIETARLMPPFHGGVFGPENSALYGTWNAGKLGVTLDLRSDSGRAVARDLARWADVVIESFSPGLMRRWALDHETLRAEQPGLIMVSTSINGQTGPWSSLAGYGNIGASLSGYQSIVGWPDRPPFGPYGPYTDYVGPRFSLVALLAALRRRDATGEGCYLDVSQVEAGVWFQAPEIADNADNGTVVARMGNADREHAPHGVFPALPDEHAYQGRRYVAIAVTTDAQWRALAAAIGRPDLVGDPELGSAAGRLARAAELEEAVAEWTSTRYAADVEAALQAAGVPAHVSASSADFCSDPQLAHRGHLVRLPHPLHGETTVEGPRYLLSETPGVVRCAAPTFGQDNEKVLGELLGYDDERIKALVEQGVMR; encoded by the coding sequence ATGGCTTTCGTGGACGGCTTGCGCGTGCTCGATCTCAGTGACGAACGGGGTCTGCTCGCGGGCAGGATCCTCGCCGACCTCGGCGCGGACGTGGTCCAGGTCGAACCTCCATCGGGCAGCAGTGCCCGGCGGAGGGCGCCGCACCTGCGGGCTCCCGGCGGTTCACCACGGCCCGATGCCTCCTACGTGTGGGAGGCCTACGCCGCGAACAAGCGGGGCATCGTGGCCGACCCCGGCACCCCGGAAGGCCGGGATCTGGTCCGCAGGCTCGCCGCGGTCGCGGACGTCGTGATCGAGACCGACGGCCCCGCTGTGCAGGGCCCGCGCGGTCTCGACGCCGGCGATCTCCGCGCGCTCAACCCCGGGCTGGTCTACGCGTCGGTGACGGCGTTCGGGCGGACCGGGCCGAAAGCCGGTTACCACGCCGCCGACCTCGTGCTCTGGGCGGCCGGCGGCCCGTTGGACGAACACCGCGACGGTGATCGCCCGCCCGTGCGGATCTCACTGCCGCAGGCGTTCCTGCACGCCGCGGCCGACGCGGCGGCGGGAATCCTGCTCGCCCTCCGGGAGCGGGACACCAGCGGCGCCGGGCAGCTCGTCGACGTGTCCGCGCAGGCGTCGCTCGGCGCGGCGACGCTCGGCCGCGTCCTCGCCGACGCGGTGGGCGACGTCAACCAGGACATGGCCGCCGGGCAGACGCTCGGCGCGGCCCGCGTCGACCAGTCGGGCAGCGGCAGCGGCACCGAAGCCGCGTTGAAGAAGTGGGAGTGCCGGGACGGTCTGGTCGAGTTCCACATCGGCGTCGGCCCGGCCTCGGGCGGGTTCACGAACAACTTCCTGCGCTGGATGGCCGCCGAAGGCGCACCGGTGGAGCGCTTCGCGGAGCTGGACTTCCGGACGGTGCCCGGGCTCATCGAGTCCGGCGAGTTCACCGATGCCGACACGGCCGAGTTGCGCTCCGCCGTGGCGAAGCACCTGGCCACGAAGACGAAGGCCGAGATCATCGAGGCGGCCATGGCGTACAAGCTGTTGTGCGTCCCGATCTTCGACACCACCGACGTGCTCACCAGTCCGCAGCTGGCGGCGCGCGGGTTCTTCCGCACCGTCGGTGAGGGAGAGCGTGCCCGCACGCTGCCGGGTCCGTTCGCCCGCACCGACGCCGACGGGTGCACGCTGACGCGGCCGGCCCCGGCGCTGGGGGAGCACACGCGTGAAGTCCTCGACGAGTGGCTGTCCGCGCCGCAACGCCCGGCGCCCAGGGCCGTCGCGGGGACCCGGCGTCTTCCGCTGGAGGGGCTCAAGGTCCTCGACTTCAGCTGGGTGGTCGCCGGTCCGGTCGTCGGCCGCGCACTGGCCGACTTCGGGGCCACCGTCGTCCGCGTCGAATCCTCGACCAGGATCGAGACCGCCCGGCTGATGCCGCCCTTCCACGGCGGCGTCTTCGGGCCCGAGAACTCGGCCCTCTACGGCACCTGGAACGCCGGGAAGCTCGGGGTGACCCTGGATCTGCGGTCGGACTCCGGGCGCGCGGTCGCGCGCGACCTGGCCCGGTGGGCCGACGTGGTGATCGAGTCCTTCTCGCCCGGTCTGATGCGCCGCTGGGCGCTGGACCACGAAACCCTGCGCGCGGAGCAGCCGGGGCTGATCATGGTCAGCACCTCGATCAACGGGCAGACCGGACCGTGGTCGTCGCTGGCGGGCTACGGCAACATCGGCGCTTCGCTGTCGGGGTACCAGTCGATCGTCGGGTGGCCCGACCGGCCCCCGTTCGGGCCCTACGGCCCCTACACCGACTACGTCGGCCCGCGGTTCTCCCTGGTCGCCCTGCTCGCGGCGCTGCGCCGCCGGGACGCCACCGGAGAAGGGTGCTACCTCGACGTGTCCCAGGTCGAGGCCGGTGTGTGGTTCCAGGCGCCGGAGATCGCCGACAACGCCGACAACGGCACCGTCGTGGCGCGAATGGGGAACGCCGACCGGGAACACGCGCCGCACGGAGTCTTCCCGGCCCTGCCCGACGAGCACGCCTACCAGGGACGCCGGTACGTGGCGATCGCGGTGACCACCGACGCGCAGTGGCGGGCGCTCGCCGCGGCGATCGGCAGGCCGGACCTCGTCGGCGATCCCGAGCTCGGTTCCGCCGCCGGACGGCTCGCCCGCGCCGCTGAGCTGGAGGAGGCGGTCGCGGAGTGGACGAGCACCCGGTACGCCGCCGACGTCGAAGCGGCCCTGCAAGCGGCAGGCGTACCCGCCCACGTGTCCGCGTCCAGCGCGGACTTCTGCTCGGATCCCCAGCTGGCACACCGCGGCCACCTCGTGCGGCTGCCCCATCCGCTGCACGGGGAGACGACCGTGGAAGGGCCGCGGTACCTGTTGTCCGAGACACCCGGTGTGGTGCGGTGTGCCGCCCCGACCTTCGGGCAGGACAACGAAAAGGTGCTCGGGGAGCTGCTCGGCTACGACGACGAAAGGATCAAGGCACTCGTGGAACAAGGAGTCATGCGATGA